One stretch of Qingrenia yutianensis DNA includes these proteins:
- the purN gene encoding phosphoribosylglycinamide formyltransferase codes for MLKNIAVLVSGGGTNLQALIDAQKSGIIKSGKITAVISSSKNAYALTRAENAGIKTFVVSKKELGSQDKFEEEIIKILGSEKIDLIVLAGFMCILTENFTSRYPKRIINVHPSLIPSFCGKGFYGLKVHEAALKYGVKVSGATVHFVNEIPDGGEIIMQKAVSVRKNDTPETLQKRIMQNAEWKILPKSAEYVCRNLLKNEKDK; via the coding sequence ATGTTAAAAAACATTGCGGTTTTGGTGTCGGGCGGCGGCACAAATTTGCAGGCGCTTATCGACGCTCAAAAAAGCGGAATTATAAAATCGGGCAAAATCACTGCGGTGATTTCGAGCAGTAAAAATGCCTATGCGCTCACAAGAGCCGAAAATGCCGGAATAAAAACGTTCGTTGTTTCAAAAAAAGAGCTTGGCTCACAAGATAAATTTGAAGAGGAAATCATAAAAATTCTCGGAAGCGAAAAAATCGATTTAATCGTGCTTGCGGGCTTTATGTGCATACTCACCGAAAATTTTACAAGCCGTTATCCGAAAAGGATTATAAACGTTCACCCGTCGCTTATTCCGTCGTTTTGCGGAAAGGGTTTTTACGGACTTAAAGTGCACGAGGCGGCGCTTAAATACGGCGTCAAGGTGAGCGGTGCGACGGTGCATTTTGTCAACGAAATCCCCGACGGCGGTGAGATTATTATGCAAAAAGCGGTGAGTGTGCGAAAAAACGACACTCCCGAAACACTGCAAAAGCGCATTATGCAAAATGCGGAATGGAAAATATTGCCGAAGTCGGCAGAATATGTGTGCAGAAATCTTTTAAAAAACGAAAAGGATAAATAA
- the purM gene encoding phosphoribosylformylglycinamidine cyclo-ligase, with the protein MKSFSESYKAAGVDITAGYKAVDLMKEHIAKTKTSGVISGIGGFGGLFGLDLSGIKNPVLVSGTDGVGTKLKMAFLMDKHDTVGIDCVAMCVNDIICCGAKPLFFLDYIAVGKNVPEKVASIVSGVADGCVQSGCALIGGETAEMPGFYPEDEYDLAGFSVGIADKDKLLDNSAVKEGDVIIGLKSSGVHSNGFSLVRKIFDVENKDIKTPLEFLGGKSIGETLLAPTKIYVKPMCALFEKVTVKAVSHITGGGFYENIPRSIPKGYGAKIDKNALEILPIFTLLQKEGNIPERDMFNTFNMGIGMSVIVDKNDADKSLEILNANGADAYIIGETVKSDESVKIC; encoded by the coding sequence TTGAAAAGCTTCAGTGAAAGTTACAAAGCGGCAGGAGTAGACATCACCGCGGGCTACAAGGCGGTTGACCTTATGAAAGAGCATATCGCAAAAACCAAAACAAGCGGTGTAATATCGGGTATAGGCGGTTTCGGCGGTCTTTTCGGACTCGATTTGAGCGGTATCAAAAACCCCGTTCTTGTGAGCGGTACCGACGGCGTGGGAACAAAGCTTAAAATGGCGTTTTTGATGGATAAGCACGACACCGTCGGCATAGACTGCGTTGCAATGTGCGTGAACGACATTATCTGCTGCGGAGCAAAACCGCTTTTCTTCCTTGACTATATCGCGGTAGGCAAAAACGTTCCCGAAAAGGTTGCGTCAATCGTTTCGGGCGTTGCGGACGGCTGTGTGCAGTCGGGCTGTGCGCTCATCGGCGGTGAAACGGCGGAAATGCCGGGATTTTACCCCGAGGACGAATACGACCTTGCAGGTTTTTCGGTCGGTATTGCCGATAAAGATAAGCTTTTGGACAATTCAGCCGTTAAAGAGGGCGACGTTATAATCGGCTTAAAATCGTCGGGTGTTCACTCAAACGGTTTTTCGCTTGTGAGAAAAATATTCGACGTTGAAAACAAAGATATAAAAACTCCGCTTGAATTTTTGGGCGGAAAATCAATCGGCGAAACACTTCTTGCGCCGACAAAAATTTACGTTAAGCCTATGTGCGCGCTCTTTGAAAAAGTGACGGTAAAGGCGGTTTCACATATAACGGGCGGAGGATTTTACGAAAACATTCCGAGAAGTATTCCGAAAGGCTACGGCGCGAAAATAGACAAAAACGCGCTTGAAATTCTGCCGATTTTCACACTTTTGCAGAAAGAGGGAAATATTCCCGAAAGAGATATGTTCAACACCTTTAATATGGGTATCGGAATGAGCGTAATCGTTGATAAAAACGACGCGGACAAATCGCTTGAAATTCTTAACGCAAACGGCGCAGACGCTTATATTATCGGCGAAACCGTAAAATCGGACGAAAGCGTGAAGATATGTTAA
- the purF gene encoding amidophosphoribosyltransferase — protein MNKIHEECGVFGVFAKEKSNVAATAYYGLFALQHRGQESCGIVVNDDGVLNYYKDTGLVNDVFTPDILNNLGEGNMAVGHVRYGTTGTDGRLNCQPIVVNHIKGRMALAHNGNLVNSAELREQLEMEGSIFHSTSDTEVISYIITKERINSPSIEEALNRAMNKIKGAYSLVVMSPSKLIAARDENGFRPLCYGVTDDGTYIIASESCALDSVGASFIRDVKPGEIVVFDKDGIHSITDHCNKVKPTMCIFEYIYFARPDSVMEGKSVHMARIKAGACLAMEHPVEADVVVGVPDSGLDAAIGYSRQSGIPYGIGFIKNKYIGRTFISPGQKSREDKVRIKLNVISETIKGKRVVLIDDSIVRGTTSARIVKLLRDAGAKEVHMRVSAPPFLNPCYYGTDIDSRESLIACHHTVDEIAEIIGVDSLGYLDVNHLDMLVGGKGESFCSACFNGEYPTKVPTETAKNRFEHKINEKRDCD, from the coding sequence ATGAATAAAATTCACGAGGAATGTGGAGTTTTCGGAGTATTTGCAAAAGAAAAATCAAACGTCGCGGCAACAGCATATTACGGACTTTTTGCTCTTCAGCACCGCGGTCAGGAAAGCTGCGGAATTGTTGTAAACGATGACGGAGTTTTGAATTATTATAAAGATACGGGACTTGTAAACGACGTGTTTACGCCCGATATTTTAAACAATCTCGGCGAGGGCAATATGGCGGTAGGCCACGTCCGCTACGGCACGACGGGCACAGACGGCAGACTTAACTGTCAGCCTATCGTGGTCAACCACATAAAGGGCAGAATGGCGCTCGCGCACAACGGAAACCTTGTAAATTCGGCGGAACTCAGAGAACAGCTTGAAATGGAGGGCTCCATTTTCCATTCGACGAGCGACACCGAGGTTATTTCGTACATCATCACAAAAGAGCGTATAAATTCGCCGTCCATTGAAGAAGCGTTAAACCGCGCTATGAACAAAATAAAAGGCGCGTATTCGCTGGTTGTAATGTCGCCGTCAAAGCTTATCGCCGCGCGCGACGAAAACGGTTTCAGACCGCTTTGCTACGGTGTTACCGACGACGGAACGTATATCATCGCGTCGGAAAGCTGTGCGCTTGACAGCGTGGGCGCGTCGTTTATCCGCGACGTGAAACCCGGAGAAATCGTGGTGTTCGACAAAGACGGAATACATTCCATCACCGACCACTGCAACAAGGTTAAACCGACGATGTGCATTTTTGAATACATTTATTTTGCGCGTCCCGACTCGGTTATGGAAGGTAAATCGGTGCATATGGCGAGAATTAAAGCAGGCGCGTGTCTTGCTATGGAGCACCCCGTTGAGGCGGACGTGGTTGTGGGCGTTCCCGATTCGGGACTTGACGCGGCAATCGGATATTCAAGACAGTCGGGCATACCCTACGGAATTGGATTTATAAAGAATAAATATATAGGAAGAACGTTTATCTCACCGGGGCAGAAATCGCGCGAGGATAAGGTGAGAATTAAGCTCAACGTTATTTCGGAAACGATAAAAGGCAAGCGCGTTGTGCTCATTGACGACTCAATCGTGCGCGGAACGACAAGCGCAAGAATTGTTAAGCTTCTGCGCGACGCCGGCGCAAAAGAAGTGCATATGCGCGTTTCCGCACCGCCGTTTTTAAATCCGTGCTACTACGGCACCGACATCGACTCGCGCGAGTCGCTTATAGCGTGCCATCACACTGTGGACGAAATCGCGGAAATTATCGGCGTTGATTCGCTCGGCTATCTTGACGTAAATCATCTCGATATGCTTGTCGGCGGTAAGGGCGAAAGCTTTTGTTCGGCATGCTTTAACGGGGAATATCCCACAAAAGTGCCGACCGAAACGGCGAAAAACAGATTTGAACATAAAATTAACGAAAAGAGGGATTGTGATTGA
- the purC gene encoding phosphoribosylaminoimidazolesuccinocarboxamide synthase, which produces MEKTVQLYEGKAKKVFATNDENLCIVSYKDDATAFNGLKKGTIMGKGAINNRVTNHLMKLLEKNGIPTHFVEELSDRETVVKKVSIVPLEVIVRNIAAGSLAKRLGLSEGTKMSRTVLEFCYKDDALGDPMVNDYHILAMGFATEEELKLISDYSLKINKILSDYLKDVNIELIDFKLEFGKTSDGTIVLADEISPDTCRFWDSTTGEKLDKDRFRRDLGGVEDAYNEILKRLLGE; this is translated from the coding sequence ATGGAAAAAACTGTTCAGCTTTACGAAGGAAAGGCAAAAAAAGTATTTGCAACAAATGATGAAAATTTGTGCATAGTGTCTTACAAAGACGACGCAACCGCTTTTAACGGGCTTAAAAAAGGCACAATTATGGGAAAAGGCGCAATCAATAACCGCGTTACAAACCACCTTATGAAGCTTTTGGAGAAAAACGGTATTCCCACTCATTTTGTCGAGGAATTGTCCGACAGAGAAACGGTTGTGAAAAAAGTTTCAATCGTTCCGCTTGAGGTTATCGTAAGAAATATAGCGGCGGGTTCGCTTGCGAAAAGGCTCGGACTCAGCGAAGGTACAAAGATGAGCCGTACCGTTTTGGAATTTTGCTACAAAGACGACGCGCTCGGTGACCCTATGGTAAACGATTATCACATTCTTGCAATGGGATTTGCAACGGAGGAGGAATTAAAGCTTATTTCCGATTATTCGCTTAAAATAAACAAAATTTTGTCCGACTATCTCAAAGATGTAAATATCGAGCTTATCGACTTCAAGCTTGAATTCGGCAAAACGAGCGACGGCACAATCGTGCTTGCGGATGAAATCTCGCCCGACACCTGCCGTTTCTGGGATTCGACAACAGGTGAAAAACTTGACAAAGACAGATTCAGACGCGACCTCGGCGGTGTTGAGGACGCTTACAACGAAATTTTGAAACGTCTTTTGGGCGAATAA
- the purE gene encoding 5-(carboxyamino)imidazole ribonucleotide mutase — MKKIGIIMGSDSDLGVVEGAIDTLKKFGAEYEVHIYSAHRTPVEASEFSKNARKNGFGAIICAAGKAAHLAGAIAANTTVPVIGIPIKSSTLDGLDALLSTVQMPGGIPVATVAIDGAKNAALLALEILAVSDEKIAQKLDDDRAENSKAVLEKNRAVEEKYNK, encoded by the coding sequence GTGAAAAAAATAGGTATAATTATGGGAAGCGATTCCGATTTGGGCGTTGTTGAGGGCGCAATAGACACGCTTAAAAAATTCGGCGCGGAATATGAGGTACACATATATTCGGCGCACAGAACACCTGTTGAGGCGAGCGAATTTTCAAAAAACGCGCGCAAAAACGGCTTCGGCGCAATAATCTGCGCGGCGGGAAAAGCGGCGCATCTTGCAGGCGCAATCGCGGCGAATACAACCGTTCCCGTTATCGGAATACCGATAAAATCGTCAACGCTTGACGGACTGGACGCGCTTTTGTCAACAGTTCAGATGCCGGGCGGAATACCCGTTGCAACGGTTGCTATAGACGGCGCGAAAAACGCGGCGCTTTTGGCGCTTGAAATTCTTGCGGTATCAGATGAAAAAATCGCGCAGAAGCTTGATGACGACCGCGCTGAAAATTCAAAAGCCGTGCTTGAAAAAAACAGGGCGGTTGAGGAAAAATACAACAAATAA
- the glmU gene encoding bifunctional UDP-N-acetylglucosamine diphosphorylase/glucosamine-1-phosphate N-acetyltransferase GlmU, with protein sequence MNKFSAVILAAGQGKRMNSEICKVMHKISGKPLAKWVKDKLDDAGCEKEVMVIGHKKEQVKEFFGDSVLYSEQKEMLGTGHAVMMTKPHFEGENTTVMVLCGDAPLISEKLIRSVVDFHKKSGASATVVSAKIDNPFGYGRVITDDNGALLKIVEQKDATEDEKKVNEVNSGMYCFESKDLFGALSKITNDNAQGEYYLTDTISVLKGEGKKVFAFSAENSSEILGVNNRVDLANAQKIKHGEIIEKHLINGVTIIDPSTTYIDDETVIESDTVIYPNTNIKGNSHIGHFCEIGPNSVITNTKIGDNVTFLSSVANEASVGDECSVGPFAYLRPKANVGKHVKIGDFVEVKNSNIDEGTKVSHLTYIGDSDVGKNINFGCGTITVNYDGKNKFRTVIEDNAFIGCNTNLVAPVKVKKNAFVAAGSTITDDVDENALAIARSRQTIKKNWHKKEK encoded by the coding sequence TTGAATAAATTTTCAGCAGTTATCCTTGCCGCGGGACAGGGCAAAAGAATGAATTCCGAAATCTGCAAGGTTATGCACAAAATAAGCGGAAAACCGCTTGCAAAATGGGTTAAAGACAAGCTTGATGACGCAGGCTGTGAAAAAGAAGTTATGGTTATCGGCCATAAAAAAGAACAGGTAAAAGAGTTTTTCGGCGACAGTGTTCTTTATTCCGAACAGAAAGAAATGCTCGGCACGGGGCACGCGGTTATGATGACAAAACCGCATTTTGAAGGCGAAAACACAACCGTTATGGTTCTTTGCGGCGACGCTCCTCTTATCAGCGAAAAGCTTATCCGCAGTGTGGTGGATTTCCACAAAAAAAGCGGTGCAAGCGCAACGGTCGTTTCGGCGAAAATTGATAATCCTTTCGGCTACGGCAGGGTTATAACCGATGATAACGGCGCGCTTTTGAAGATTGTTGAGCAAAAGGACGCAACAGAGGACGAGAAAAAGGTTAACGAGGTAAACTCGGGTATGTACTGCTTTGAGTCGAAAGACCTTTTCGGCGCGCTCTCCAAAATTACAAACGACAACGCGCAGGGCGAATACTATCTCACCGACACAATTTCGGTTTTAAAGGGCGAGGGCAAAAAGGTTTTCGCATTTTCGGCTGAAAATTCAAGCGAAATACTCGGCGTAAACAACAGAGTTGACCTTGCAAATGCGCAGAAGATAAAACACGGCGAAATTATAGAAAAACACCTTATAAACGGCGTTACGATAATCGACCCGTCAACAACTTACATTGACGATGAGACGGTTATCGAAAGCGACACGGTGATTTATCCCAACACAAATATTAAAGGAAATTCTCATATTGGACATTTTTGCGAAATCGGCCCGAACAGTGTTATCACGAACACAAAAATCGGTGATAATGTAACATTTTTAAGCTCGGTTGCAAACGAAGCGTCGGTCGGCGACGAATGCAGTGTAGGTCCGTTCGCGTATTTAAGACCCAAGGCAAACGTGGGAAAACACGTTAAAATCGGCGATTTTGTTGAAGTTAAAAATTCAAACATCGACGAGGGCACAAAAGTGTCGCACTTAACATATATCGGCGACAGCGACGTGGGCAAAAACATAAACTTCGGCTGCGGAACAATCACCGTTAACTACGACGGCAAAAACAAATTCCGCACGGTTATTGAAGACAACGCTTTTATCGGCTGTAACACAAACCTTGTTGCGCCCGTAAAGGTTAAGAAAAACGCGTTTGTCGCGGCAGGTTCGACCATTACCGACGACGTTGACGAAAACGCTCTTGCAATCGCAAGAAGCCGTCAGACTATCAAGAAAAACTGGCACAAAAAAGAGAAGTAA
- a CDS encoding ribose-phosphate diphosphokinase → MISHGKNIKIFTANASSDLAKKIAEHLGVSLGDAQVGKFSDGEIYVNINETVRGSDVFVVQSTCDPVNDNLMELLIMIDAFRRASAGRITAVMPYFGYARQDRKAKARDPISAKLVADLIATAGADRVLTMDLHAPQIQGFFNVPVDHLLGVPVLAKFFREEMKDVLDNIVVVSPDLGSVTRARNFAQRLDAPIAIIDKRRPKANVSEVMNIIGDIKGKTAILVDDMIDTAGTITNGAQALIDRGASKVYACCTHGVLSGPAIERIKNSCIEQLVMLDTITLSDEKKIDKIKTLSVAPIFGQAIDKVYEETSISTLFI, encoded by the coding sequence ATGATATCACACGGTAAGAACATCAAAATCTTTACTGCCAATGCAAGCAGTGATCTGGCAAAAAAAATTGCAGAGCATCTCGGCGTTTCGCTCGGTGACGCTCAAGTAGGCAAATTCTCGGACGGTGAAATTTACGTTAACATTAACGAAACTGTCCGCGGTTCGGACGTTTTCGTGGTTCAGTCCACCTGCGACCCCGTAAACGACAACCTTATGGAGCTTCTTATTATGATTGACGCTTTCCGACGTGCGTCCGCAGGCAGAATTACCGCTGTTATGCCCTATTTCGGCTATGCAAGACAGGACAGAAAAGCAAAGGCGCGCGATCCGATTTCGGCAAAGCTTGTTGCAGACCTTATCGCAACCGCAGGCGCAGACAGAGTTCTTACGATGGATTTGCACGCTCCTCAAATTCAGGGATTTTTCAATGTTCCCGTTGACCACCTTCTCGGTGTGCCCGTTTTGGCAAAATTCTTCAGAGAGGAAATGAAAGACGTTTTGGATAATATCGTTGTTGTATCGCCCGACCTCGGCAGTGTTACAAGAGCGAGAAACTTTGCACAGCGTCTTGACGCTCCCATCGCGATTATCGACAAAAGACGTCCGAAAGCAAACGTTTCGGAGGTTATGAACATAATCGGCGACATCAAAGGCAAAACCGCTATTCTGGTAGACGATATGATTGACACCGCCGGCACAATCACAAACGGCGCACAGGCACTTATCGACCGCGGTGCAAGCAAGGTTTACGCTTGCTGTACGCACGGCGTTCTTTCCGGTCCGGCTATCGAGAGAATTAAAAATTCGTGCATCGAACAGCTTGTTATGCTCGACACAATCACTCTTTCGGACGAAAAGAAAATCGACAAAATCAAAACTCTTTCGGTTGCTCCCATTTTCGGCCAGGCTATCGACAAGGTTTACGAGGAAACTTCAATCAGCACATTGTTTATCTAA
- the pth gene encoding aminoacyl-tRNA hydrolase, whose product MYLIAGLGNPDKKYSCTRHNIGFDAIDMIAREINCDVKKLKFKSLLGEGKIAGEKVILAKPQTYMNNSGEAIRDISAFYKIEPKNIIIFHDDISLPTGRIRLRPKGSDGGHNGLKSIIYQLVSDEFLRVKIGVGAPENKNYDLADYVLGKFTKDDLKKIVPVLKECFKISECIIKDGMANAMNKYNGKEF is encoded by the coding sequence ATGTATCTTATTGCAGGTTTGGGAAACCCCGACAAAAAATACAGCTGCACACGTCATAATATCGGCTTTGACGCGATAGATATGATAGCAAGGGAGATTAACTGCGACGTTAAAAAATTAAAATTCAAATCACTTCTCGGCGAGGGCAAAATTGCAGGAGAAAAGGTGATTTTGGCAAAACCGCAGACGTATATGAACAACAGCGGTGAGGCAATCCGCGATATTTCGGCGTTTTACAAAATTGAGCCGAAAAACATCATAATTTTTCACGACGACATAAGCCTTCCTACGGGCAGAATAAGGCTTCGTCCGAAAGGCAGCGACGGCGGTCACAACGGGCTGAAATCTATCATTTATCAGCTTGTGAGCGACGAATTTCTGCGCGTGAAAATCGGCGTCGGCGCGCCCGAAAACAAAAATTACGACCTTGCGGACTATGTTCTCGGCAAATTTACAAAGGACGATTTGAAAAAAATCGTTCCCGTTCTGAAAGAATGTTTCAAAATTTCCGAATGTATCATTAAAGACGGAATGGCAAACGCTATGAACAAATACAACGGCAAAGAATTTTAA
- the mfd gene encoding transcription-repair coupling factor, whose protein sequence is MKALAKLNKLYPELCAAENALKSGKTPISVSGATGSEKNQLIYSFAENTGKKALVIASDELSAKEIYADISSMSGENVLFFRAKEYVFYDVDVSTREIEAERINVIKNIKNAKYIVTSAAAIMQYTVKKEIFDFYSKTYSAGDIIDVSALVKTLAETGYKRVSQVESHGQFSIRGSIIDIFLPGDIYGTRIELFDDEIDTMRSFDPLTQMSLESIDKFEIYPARELIFDEETKKNVLKKIKAQKNENLLSDAQKLENEGYFPSLDKYIPYFYDKLPTLFDYIGADFIIFADEPARVLDRARTCEKEQHEIISSMLEKGLFPKIRGEYTLDADSVILNSTNHAFVLLNAVSHFQLDIPTKELVNVAAKTLPSYSGKSEFLVDDLKYWKSRNYRIMLFLSSEDKAKTVKNSLFEYGIEAVLCDSSDNLPEEGEIFICVGALEKSFEYPSVRCVFLSDNSSYTVQKKRKVKAKNKRNAIKSFDELKNGDYVVHNTHGIGQFVGIKELDVEGIVRDYIKIKYRSGDYLYVPTNQLDLLHKYVGAEAKNVKLNKLGGTDWQKTTARVKESVAELADDLIKLYAERSKIKGHVFAPDSAWQKEFEDNFPYEETADQLRCIAEVKKDMEDGKCMDRLLCGDVGYGKTEVALRAAFKCVEESFQAAYLVPTTLLAQQHYNTFKSRMENYPIRVEMLSRFRTKKQQAEIIKKLKSGEVDVVIGTHRLLQKDVGFKNLGLLIIDEEQRFGVGHKETIKKLKSNVNVLTLSATPIPRTLNMALIGIRDLSVITEPPQNRYPVQTFVLERSDAVIQNAIEREMARGGQVYYLFNRVENIDLKTSEIQKMFPGKRVVSAHGKMSETQLEEIMIDFLNGDIDILVCTTIIETGLDVANVNTIIIENADKMGLSQLYQLKGRVGRSNRLAYAYLTYEKNKVLDQTAQKRLQAIKEFTEFGSGFKIAMRDLEIRGAGNLLGKQQHGNMNLVGYDMYCSLLESAVAELKGEKAQIAFDVNIDLKLSAYIPKTYIEDENLRMDIYKKIASISDEEDMSLITDELIDRFGTFDKNVENLIDIAYIKSLCQTLRISDVTQKDGFINFTIEDNVNPKVIVDILADKSLKLMFSSGEKSYLSSKCSEDILSNIKIILQKLAKLTSCV, encoded by the coding sequence ATGAAAGCACTCGCAAAATTAAACAAGCTTTATCCCGAACTTTGCGCCGCGGAAAATGCCTTAAAATCGGGCAAAACTCCGATTTCGGTTTCGGGCGCGACGGGCTCGGAAAAAAATCAGCTTATATATTCGTTTGCCGAAAACACCGGCAAAAAGGCGCTTGTAATCGCTTCGGACGAACTCTCGGCAAAGGAAATTTACGCCGATATTTCATCTATGAGCGGTGAAAACGTTTTGTTTTTCCGCGCAAAAGAATATGTTTTCTACGACGTTGACGTATCCACGAGAGAAATCGAGGCAGAGAGAATTAACGTTATAAAAAACATAAAAAACGCAAAATATATCGTCACAAGCGCGGCGGCAATTATGCAGTACACCGTCAAAAAAGAAATTTTCGATTTCTACAGCAAAACCTATTCCGCCGGCGATATTATCGACGTTTCCGCACTTGTGAAAACGCTCGCCGAAACAGGCTATAAACGCGTTTCGCAGGTTGAAAGCCACGGTCAGTTTTCAATCCGCGGTTCGATAATCGACATATTTTTGCCGGGTGATATTTACGGCACGCGAATTGAACTTTTCGATGACGAAATAGATACAATGCGAAGCTTTGACCCGTTAACGCAGATGTCGCTCGAGAGCATTGACAAATTTGAAATTTACCCTGCGCGCGAGCTGATTTTTGACGAAGAAACCAAGAAAAACGTGCTGAAAAAAATCAAGGCGCAAAAGAACGAAAATCTTTTGTCCGACGCGCAAAAGCTTGAAAACGAGGGATATTTCCCGTCGCTTGACAAATATATTCCGTATTTTTACGATAAACTCCCCACCCTTTTCGACTACATCGGCGCGGATTTTATAATATTTGCAGACGAACCCGCGCGCGTGCTGGACAGAGCGCGCACCTGCGAAAAAGAACAGCACGAAATTATTTCGTCTATGCTGGAAAAAGGACTTTTCCCGAAAATCAGGGGCGAATACACGCTTGATGCCGACAGTGTTATTTTAAATTCAACAAATCACGCATTTGTGCTTCTAAACGCGGTGTCACATTTTCAGCTTGACATTCCGACAAAAGAGCTTGTCAACGTTGCGGCAAAAACATTGCCGTCATACAGCGGAAAAAGCGAATTTCTGGTGGACGATTTAAAATACTGGAAAAGCAGGAATTACCGCATTATGCTGTTTTTGTCAAGTGAGGACAAGGCAAAAACCGTGAAAAATTCGCTTTTTGAATACGGAATTGAAGCGGTTTTGTGCGACAGCTCTGACAATCTTCCCGAAGAAGGCGAGATTTTCATATGCGTCGGCGCGCTTGAAAAAAGCTTTGAATATCCGTCCGTAAGATGCGTATTTTTAAGTGACAATTCATCATATACCGTGCAGAAAAAGCGCAAGGTTAAGGCGAAAAACAAGCGCAATGCGATAAAAAGCTTCGACGAACTCAAAAACGGCGACTATGTGGTGCACAACACGCACGGAATAGGTCAGTTTGTCGGCATAAAGGAGCTTGACGTTGAGGGCATTGTGCGCGACTACATCAAAATAAAATACCGTTCGGGCGATTATCTGTACGTTCCCACAAACCAGCTTGACCTTTTGCACAAATACGTCGGCGCGGAGGCGAAAAACGTAAAACTCAACAAGCTTGGCGGAACGGACTGGCAGAAAACCACCGCGCGCGTTAAAGAAAGCGTGGCGGAGCTTGCCGACGACCTTATTAAGCTGTATGCGGAACGCAGTAAAATCAAAGGTCACGTTTTTGCGCCAGACTCGGCTTGGCAAAAAGAATTTGAGGACAATTTTCCGTATGAGGAAACTGCCGACCAACTGCGGTGCATTGCCGAGGTTAAAAAGGATATGGAGGACGGCAAATGTATGGACCGTCTTTTGTGTGGTGACGTCGGCTACGGCAAAACCGAGGTTGCACTCCGCGCGGCGTTCAAATGCGTTGAAGAAAGCTTTCAGGCTGCGTATCTTGTCCCTACAACCCTGCTTGCACAGCAACATTACAACACGTTTAAGTCTCGTATGGAAAACTACCCCATACGTGTTGAAATGCTGTCGCGTTTCCGCACAAAAAAACAGCAGGCGGAAATCATAAAAAAACTCAAAAGCGGTGAAGTTGACGTTGTTATCGGCACGCACAGGCTTTTGCAAAAGGACGTCGGATTTAAAAATCTCGGACTCCTTATAATCGACGAGGAACAGCGCTTCGGCGTCGGACACAAGGAAACAATTAAAAAACTTAAAAGCAACGTAAACGTTCTTACATTGAGCGCTACGCCCATTCCGCGGACGCTTAATATGGCGCTTATCGGCATACGCGATTTGAGCGTAATAACCGAACCGCCGCAAAACCGCTATCCTGTGCAGACATTCGTTTTGGAGCGCAGCGACGCGGTTATACAAAACGCAATAGAGCGCGAAATGGCGCGCGGAGGTCAGGTGTACTATCTTTTCAACCGCGTGGAAAATATCGACCTTAAAACAAGCGAAATACAAAAAATGTTTCCCGGCAAGCGTGTTGTTTCGGCGCACGGCAAAATGAGCGAAACACAGCTTGAAGAAATTATGATAGATTTTCTAAACGGCGACATTGACATTCTCGTTTGCACAACCATTATAGAAACAGGTCTTGACGTTGCAAACGTTAATACGATAATTATTGAAAATGCCGATAAAATGGGACTTTCACAGCTTTATCAGCTCAAAGGACGCGTGGGACGTTCAAATCGTCTTGCATATGCGTACCTCACCTACGAAAAAAACAAGGTTCTCGACCAAACCGCGCAGAAAAGGCTTCAGGCAATAAAGGAATTTACCGAGTTCGGCTCGGGATTTAAAATTGCAATGCGCGACCTTGAAATTCGCGGTGCGGGCAATCTTTTGGGAAAACAACAGCACGGAAATATGAACCTTGTCGGCTACGATATGTACTGCTCGCTTTTGGAAAGCGCGGTTGCGGAGTTAAAAGGCGAAAAAGCGCAGATTGCGTTTGACGTTAACATCGACCTTAAGTTAAGCGCGTACATTCCCAAAACATATATTGAGGACGAAAACCTCAGAATGGACATTTACAAAAAAATTGCCTCAATATCCGACGAAGAAGATATGTCGCTCATCACCGACGAGCTTATCGACCGTTTCGGCACGTTTGACAAAAACGTTGAAAATCTTATTGACATTGCATATATAAAATCGCTTTGCCAAACTTTAAGAATTTCGGACGTTACGCAAAAGGACGGATTTATCAACTTCACCATTGAAGATAACGTCAACCCGAAAGTTATCGTCGATATTCTCGCCGACAAGTCGTTAAAGCTTATGTTTTCGTCGGGCGAGAAGTCGTATCTTTCGAGCAAATGCAGTGAGGATATACTTTCAAATATTAAAATTATATTACAAAAGCTTGCAAAACTCACATCTTGTGTATGA